In Haloarcula limicola, the genomic stretch ACAGTGATACCCCTCCTTGAGCGGCCAGCCGTAGTTGCCGCCCCTCTCGACGACGTTGACCTCCTCCCACGTCGCCTGCCCGACGTCGCCGACGAGGAGATCGTCGCCGCTGAAGCCCATCTTCCACGGGTTGCGAAGCCCCCACGCGTAGTGCTCGTCGCGGCCCTCCTTCCCGACGAGCGGGTTGTCCTCGGGGATGCCGTACGGCAGGTCGCCGGTGCGGCCGTCCACGTCGATGCGGAGGACGCTCCCCTTGAGGTTGTCGGTGAGGTCCTGGCCGTTGTACGGGTTCAGGCCGTCGCCGAGCGCCGCATAGAGGTAGCCGTCGGGACCGAACTCGATGGTGCCGGCCTGATGCAGCGGGCGCGCCCACGGCAGGTCGAGCAGGATTCGCTCGCTGTCGGGGTCGCCGCGCGACCCGTCGTCGGCGGCGCGGAACTCCGAGAGGCGCTCGCGGTGGTCCAGTTCGTCGTCGTCGGTCGGCGCGCTGTAGCGGACGTAGAACAGGCCGTTCTCGGCGAAGTCGGGATGGAAGGCCAGTCCCAGCAGCCCGCGTTCGTCGTAGGCGACCCAGTTCGGTAAGTTCTCGCCGACGGCGACCAACCGGTCGGTGAGGTCCAGAAACGGCTCGGAGCGGAGGCCGTCGGCGTCGTGGACGTACACCTTCCCGATCTGATCGACGACGAACCGCCGGTTGGTGCCGTCGGTGGCGGTGACGAGCGCCGTCGGCGAGACGAGGCCCGTCGCCACCGGTTCGAGCGAGACGGTCGGGCCGGGTTCGAAGAAGTTGCCCGAGGACGCCGGCGTGTCCGT encodes the following:
- a CDS encoding PQQ-dependent sugar dehydrogenase, translated to MNPRNERWTTAPGPSRRDFLRTLGVVGATGALAGCSFGSRDDAAGDGGDGGNGGGGDGGDGATDTPASSGNFFEPGPTVSLEPVATGLVSPTALVTATDGTNRRFVVDQIGKVYVHDADGLRSEPFLDLTDRLVAVGENLPNWVAYDERGLLGLAFHPDFAENGLFYVRYSAPTDDDELDHRERLSEFRAADDGSRGDPDSERILLDLPWARPLHQAGTIEFGPDGYLYAALGDGLNPYNGQDLTDNLKGSVLRIDVDGRTGDLPYGIPEDNPLVGKEGRDEHYAWGLRNPWKMGFSGDDLLVGDVGQATWEEVNVVERGGNYGWPLKEGYHCHDPQVGTSEDGECVVQSDRGESLIDPVLEFPHFDDEGYPVGFAVIGGHVHTGPVEALRDSYVFGVFTSSFTEAAGRLLVAVPQESGRWPIREAQVEGGLDIQILAFGTDGTDSYVLGTRTALADDPLSTEAGVVYRLRA